A region of Deltaproteobacteria bacterium DNA encodes the following proteins:
- a CDS encoding nuclear transport factor 2 family protein, which translates to MNDHPNATLVRTMFQALRDADVATIQAMIPVDATWHFPGRHGQLAGAHRGRDAIFAFLLKVQALTDHTFHLNLLDVIANDQHAVALFTGHGTRNGKTLDNPTCLRMRIVDGQIAEVWEFVWDLYDVDDFWA; encoded by the coding sequence ATGAACGATCATCCCAATGCGACGCTGGTGCGCACCATGTTCCAAGCCCTTCGTGACGCCGACGTGGCGACGATTCAGGCGATGATTCCAGTCGACGCGACCTGGCACTTCCCCGGGCGGCACGGCCAACTCGCCGGCGCCCATCGCGGCCGCGACGCGATCTTCGCGTTCCTACTCAAGGTGCAAGCGCTGACGGATCACACCTTCCACCTCAACCTGCTCGACGTGATCGCCAATGACCAGCACGCGGTGGCACTCTTCACCGGCCACGGCACCCGCAACGGCAAGACGCTCGACAATCCCACCTGCTTGCGGATGCGCATCGTCGACGGACAGATCGCCGAGGTGTGGGAATTTGTGTGGGACCTCTACGACGTGGATGACTTCTGGGCCTAG